A genomic region of Bombus terrestris chromosome 12, iyBomTerr1.2, whole genome shotgun sequence contains the following coding sequences:
- the LOC100645212 gene encoding intersectin-2 isoform X1: MATPQTPGMDPWVIQPRERARYREQFDSLKPINGVVTGEQAKEFLLKSQLPPVILGQIWALSDTDADGKMDINEFSIACKLINLKLRGFEIPKALPSALIQSLKSLSASDSNVTNLTNGAANILPQNNVASLVNLSAPPQVPVQPLISGMPMTGSVPRPLIGPPPVNGPLPGHAIRPVSPMTLPASRQSRQNVAATTHATTHTASKPPARPAPPSVGIVPSTSTTTTTTTTPSGGPSQRPTPPSNIGANFSPATSGPPPKPAPPSFPNSPVATGISPIKVPPVSATAIVPPVVQSVQPMTTSTMDLLDLEFSGMSAAAPIAPLNTTPTPMAAFGMAQAMPMQPLSCTSMIAGGSTMVPSIAPMSTGTGVVSTPPVVGLPLVSATTASTLVNGVIAQTPVSTSTPLSTTARPPSIDRVGSVDSQHSQHSVGSPQSVEWAVPHQTKLKYTQLFNTWDRARSGFLSGPQARNIMVQSQLPQQVLAQIWALADMDSDGRLSCDEFVLAMHLCDIAKLGEKIPTTLPIELIPPAFRRQRQSSLTLSQTGTENVDPSAGMPQTSFEDKRKENFEKGQAELERRRKALLEIQRKEQEERERKEREEAEKQEKIRLEQERRRQAEIEKQMQRQKEIEQEKEEQRKRAQEQREAARKEMERQRQLEWEKQKSQELQTQRQKEQDVLLKLKARNQTLTIELGTLNDKVKELSQKICDTRVGVSGVKTTIDGMRSTRDAQLQEMAALKNKLREQNQRLLALSQEKARIEAKNKLNTAMESAGQEAIKMAFDNKQITLKQMKDKIADLQQQIDAKMADIENNNGQLQDIKTQLETLMADCKNLYLTFEDKKLKVLELRASGGTGAGTDYTTSAWGDSGWNDTSAAVNDSAWPVNDTTTTNAVEETTPGVMKYRALYEFIARNQDEISFQPGDIILVPPVQNAEPGWMAGEIRGHTGWFPESYVEPIDVGSANDNAFIQQDSVEKRTLEGIAEVPENVSDAGSLGDEPPPVEPIIPTLGLGVVCDIQVTTLYHYRPTIEQHLLFEKGDIIKVDEQQGDWWYGTSGNGAKGWFPKSYVKEISANQTAIVEGLNEYYVALYPYDSAEVGDLTFNQGEVILVTKKEGDWWTGTTGDRNGIFPANYVEKCDAPDQGASITTNVSETTAITETTEDTTTSNHETATSIAQATLQAEKTAEQLEDERQAAEDRAELPDFSAMAAQQYHKRGRKPEIVQVIAPYQATSSEQLDLQKGQLIMIRKKTDSGWWEGELQARGKKRQIGWFPASYVKPLTSSSNRSTPVSHGYQDSPTDPNIERVMALYPYQAQNEDELSFEKGDVITVLAKDEAAWWKGELNGMSGVFPSNYVSPMSNEMTTNLLMAGLDSMERKRQEYIKELITTEQAYIEDMRLVHEVFEKPLIESLVLTMDEVDKIFVNWRDIIACNDNFLRTLRIRRDNSEGAIVRMIGDILCENIPRMSAYIRFCSCQISAAVYLQRLTETMPEFVKVAQICQQDPRTKGMPLSSFLIKPMQRITKYPLIIGKILEHTPVDHPDRQYLQEALAKAEEFCTQVNEGVREKENSDRLEWLQTHVACDGLEEQLIFNSLTNSLGPRKLLHFGILHKAKSGKELVGFLTNDFLLFAQPVLSRKSLSSGQQFSFERNEHQKFKMYRKPIFLNELSFLGDSEMNGNINLGSCEGSENSTKILRLKDQKKPIILLAPSPSECSLWIRRITEARKKFMENEKTRLQRQRSKQAQFGACGRILVTVLEGFNLKTIPVRRRPPQGRLRLVVVEAEDLIMLKKGKCNTFCKVSMGSQEERTGVISGTDCPLWDTSMQFQVKDLLEDTLCITVFDKGYYSPDEFLGRAEIRVADIMRDSRDSCGPIQKRIQLHEVEKGVVVLKLDLRLFGNR, encoded by the exons ATGGCCACCCCTCAAACTCCGG GTATGGATCCTTGGGTAATCCAACCCAGAGAACGTGCAAGATATAGAGAGCAGTTTGATTCTTTAAAACCAATCAATGGAGTTGTTACTGGAGAGCAAGCAAAAGAATTTTTACTTAAATCACAGCTTCCACCTGTTATCCTTGGACAAATATG GGCTTTATCAGATACAGATGCAGATGGAAAAATGGACATAAATGAATTTAGTATtgcatgtaaattaattaatttaaagttaCGTGGTTTTGAAATTCCTAAAGCCTTGCCTTCAGCTTTAATACAGAGTTTGAAGTCACTTTCTGCCA GTGATAGTAATGTTACGAACTTAACAAACGGAGCCGCTAATATTCTACCACAGAATAATGTTGCTTCATTAGTAAATTTATCTGCTCCACCGCAAGTTCCAGTACAGCCTTTAATTAGTGGGATGCCTATGACTGGATCTGTTCCACGTCCGCTTATAGGACCACCACCTGTAAATGGACCATTACCAGGACATGCTATTAGGCCTGTTTCACCAATGACCTTACCAG CATCACGACAAAGTAGACAGAATGTGGCTGCCACTACACATGCCACAACTCACACAGCGTCAAAGCCACCTGCTCGACCTGCACCACCCTCTGTGG gaatcgtGCCTTCTACAagtactaccactaccactaccaccacTCCTAGTGGTGGTCCTTCTCAAAGACCTACACCACCCTCAAATATTG GGGCAAATTTTTCACCTGCTACTAGTGGTCCACCACCAAAGCCAGCACCGCCTTCATTTCCTAATAGCCCTGTCGCTACTGGGATTTCACCAATCAAAGTTCCACCTGTTTCTGCCACGGCTATTGTTCCTCCTGTTGTTCAATCTGTACAACCAATGACTACATCTACCATGG ATTTACTTGATCTTGAGTTTTCAG GGATGTCTGCAGCAGCACCAATTGCACCCTTAAATACAACTCCAACACCAATGGCTGCTTTTGGTATGGCACAAGCAATGCCTATGCAACCATTGTCTTGTACTAGTATGATTGCAGGTGGTTCTACTATGGTACCATCTATTGCACCAATGTCCACTG GAACTGGTGTAGTATCGACTCCTCCAGTTGTGGGTTTACCTCTAGTATCAGCAACCACAGCAAGTACGTTGGTGAATGGTGTAATTGCTCAAACACCAGTATCCACAAGTACACCATTAAGCACAACTGCACGTCCACCAAGTATAGATAGGGTGGGTTCGGTTGATTCACAACATAGTCAGCATTCAGTAGGTTCTCCACAATCTGTGGAATGGGCTGTACCTCatcaaacaaaattgaaatatactcAATTATTTAATACCTGGGACAGGGCGCGATCTGGGTTTCTATCTGGCCCTCAGGCCAGAAATATTATGGTGCAGTCACAATTACCTCAACAAGTGTTGGCACAGATatg GGCGTTAGCGGACATGGATTCGGATGGTCGTTTGAGTTGTGACGAATTTGTATTAGCAATGCATTTATGTGATATAGCTAAGCTTGGTGAAAAGATACCTACCACGTTACCAATTGAACTTATACCACCTGCATTCAGACGTCAACGACAAAGTAGCTTAACACTTTCACAAACTGGAACGGAAAATGTAGATCCATCGGCTGGTATGCCGCAA ACCTCTTTTGAAGACAAACGTAAAGAAAACTTTGAGAAAGGACAAGCGGAGCTAGAACGTAGACGCAAGGCTTTATTAGAAATTCAACGTAAAGAACAAGAGGAACGTGAAcgaaaagaaagggaagaagctgagaaacaagagaaaattaG ATTAGAACAAGAAAGACGAAGACAAGCAGAGATTGAGAAACAAATGCAAAGGCAGAAAGAGATTGAACAGGAAAAGGAAGAACAACGAAAACGAGCTCAAGAACAAAGAGAAGCAGCAAgaaa AGAGATGGAAAGACAACGACAATTAGAATGGGAAAAACAGAAATCACAAGAGCTTCAAACTCAGAGGCAAAAAGAACAAGATGTCTTACTAAAATTGAAAGCAAGAAATCAAACATTAACTATCGAATTAGGAACACTT AACGATAAAGTGAAAGAACTATCACAAAAAATCTGTGACACTCGAGTTGGTGTATCTGGAGTAAAAACGACGATTGATGGAATGCGGTCGACACGTGATGCACAGTTACAAGAGATGGCTGCCTTAAAGAATAAACTTAGAGAACAAAACCAAAGATTACTAGCCTTGAGTCAAGAGAAAGCTCGAATCGAAGCAAAGAATAAGCTAAATACAGCTATGGAATCGGCGGGCCAAGAAGCAATCAAAATGGCATTTGATAATAAACAAATTACCCTGAAACAAATGAAGGATAAAATTGCTGATTTACAACAGCAG attGATGCTAAAATGGctgacatagaaaataataatggcCAGCTTCAAGATATTAAAACGCAACTGGAAACTTTAATGGCTGACTGTAAGAACCTTTACTTAACTTTCgaagataaaaaattaaaagttttagAACTCAGAGCAAGTGGTGGTACTGGAGCTGGTACCGATTATACAACATCTGCATGGGGTGATAGTGGTTGGAATGATACTTCAGCGGCAGTTAACGATTCTGCATGGCCTGTTAATGATACCACCACAACTAATGCAGTGGAAGAAACTACTCCAGGGGTTATGAAATATAGAGCTTTATACGAATTTATAGCTAGAAATCAAGACGAAATATCGTTTCAACCTGGTGATATTATCTTG GTACCGCCTGTTCAAAACGCAGAACCAGGATGGATGGCTGGCGAAATTCGTGGTCATACTGGTTGGTTCCCGGAATCTTATGTAGAACCAATAGATGTTGGCAGCGCAAATGATAATGCTTTCATACAACAAGACAGTGTGGAGAAGAGAACGTTAGA AGGGATTGCTGAAGTTCCCGAGAATGTATCTGATGCCGGATCACTAGGCGATGAGCCTCCTCCTGTTGAACCTATCATACCTACTCTTGGATTAGGTGTAGTTTGTGATATACAAGTAACCACTTTGTATCACTATCGTCCTACGATAGAGCAACATCTTCTCTTTGAAAAAGGAGATATTATTAAAGTAGATGAACAGCAG GGTGATTGGTGGTATGGTACATCTGGTAATGGAGCTAAGGGTTGGTTCCCTAAATCGTATGTCAAGGAAATTTCTGCTAATCAAACTGCAATAGTTGAAGGACTCAATGAATACTACGTAGCCTTATATCCATATGATTCCGCCGAGGTTGGAGACTTAACATTCAACCAAGGAGAAGTTATATTAGTCACTAAAAAGGAAGGTGATTGGTGGACAGGCACTACAGGAGATAGGAATGGAATTTTTCCTGCCAATTATGTAGAAAAATGCGATGCTCCAGATCAG GGTGCCTCAATAACTACTAACGTATCTGAAACAACCGCGATTACTGAAACAACTGAAGACACAACCACAAGTAATCATGAAACAGCTACTTCAATTGCTCAGGCAACATTG CAAGCAGAGAAAACTGCTGAGCAGCTCGAAGATGAAAGACAAGCCGCGGAAGATAGAGCAGAATTGCCAGATTTTTCCGCAATGGCTGCGCAGCAG TATCATAAG AGAGGAAGAAAACCTGAAATTGTACAAGTTATTGCACCTTATCAAGCCACTAGCTCTGAGCAGTTAGATTTACAAAAGGGGCAATTAATAATGATTCGTAAGAAGACAGATAGTGGCTGGTGGGAAGGAGAATTACAG GCACGTGGTAAAAAAAGACAAATTGGTTGGTTCCCAGCTTCTTATGTTAAACCTTTAACCAGTAGTAGCAATCGAAGTACACCTGTTTCTCATGGATATCAAGACTCTCCTACAGATCCAAATATTG AACGCGTTATGGCATTGTACCCGTATCAGGCTCAAAATGAGGATGAATTAAGTTTCGAGAAAGGCGATGTTATAACCGTACTTGCAAAGGATGAAGCAGCATGGTGGAAAGGCGAATTAAATGGAATGTCTGGCGTTTTCCCTAGTAATTATGTATCTCCTATGT CTAATGAGATGACAACTAACTTACTAATGGCTGGATTGGATTCCATGGAAAGAAAACGACAAGAATACATAAAAGAACTTATCACAACTGAACAAGCATATATAGAAGACATGAGACTTGTTCACGAG GTTTTCGAGAAACCTCTAATTGAAAGTTTAGTTTTAACCATGGATGAagtagataaaatatttgttaattggAGAGATATTATTGCGTGTAACGATAATTTCTTAAG aacATTACGGATACGACGAGATAATAGCGAAGGAGCGATTGTAAGAATGATTGGAGACATTCTatgtgaaaat ATACCTAGAATGTCAGCATATATAAGATTCTGCAGTTGTCAAATATCCGCTGCTGTCTATCTTCAGAGATTGACTGAAACTATGCCAGAATTTGTCAAAGTTGCTCAAATTTGTCAGCAAGATCCACGTACAAAAGGAATGCCTTTGAGCTCTTTCCTTATAAAACCAATGCAAAGGATAACAAAGTATCCTCTTATTATTGGCAAA attttagaGCACACACCAGTTGACCATCCTGATAGGCAATATCTCCAAGAAGCATTGGCTAAAGCAGAAGAATTTTGTACTcag GTAAATGAAGGAgttagagagaaagaaaatagtgATAGATTAGAATGGTTGCAAACACATGTGGCATGTGATGGTCTTGAAGAACAACTTATCTTTAATTCTTTAACCAATTCTTTAGGTCCACGAAAACTTCTTCATTTTGGTATACTTCATAAG GCAAAAAGTGGAAAAGAACTTGTTGGATTTCTCACAAACGACTTTTTACTATTTGCTCAACCAGTACTCAGCAGAAAGTCTTTATCCAGTGGACAACAGTTTTCATTTGAGAGAAACGAACATCAAAAATTCAAGATGTATAGAAAG ccaatatttttaaacgaattatCTTTTCTGGGTGATTCAGAGATGAATGGTAATATTAATTTAGGTTCCTGTGAAGGTTCAGAAAATTCAACCAAAATATTGAGACTAAAAGACCAAAAAAAGCCAATAATATTATTAGCACCGTCTCCAAGCGAATGTTCACTATGGATCAGAAGAATTACAGAAGCAAGAAAGAAATTTATGGAGAACgaaaaaacacgtttgcaaaGACAAAGATCAA AGCAGGCGCAATTTGGAGCGTGTGGCAGAATTCTTGTTACAGTGCTTGAAGGTTTCAATTTAAAGACAATACCTG TTCGCAGAAGACCACCCCAGGGTAGACTTCGATTAGTAGTTGTGGAAGCTGAAGATTTAATTATGTTGAAAAAAG GAAAGTGCAATACATTTTGTAAAGTGAGTATGGGCTCACAAGAAGAGAGAACGGGTGTCATATCAGGAACTGATTGTCCTTTATGGGATACATCAATGCAGTTTCAAGTAAAGGATTTACTTGAGGATACTTTATGTATCACGGTCTTCGATAAAGGCTATTATAGTCCAGATG AATTCCTCGGCCGAGCAGAAATAAGAGTTGCTGACATAATGAGAGATAGTAGAGATTCGTGTGGGCCAATACAGAAACGTATTCAGTTACACGAAGTCGAAAAAGGCGTCGTTGTGTTGAAGTTGGATTTACGACTCTTTGGTAATCGATAA
- the LOC100645212 gene encoding intersectin-1 isoform X9 — translation MATPQTPGMDPWVIQPRERARYREQFDSLKPINGVVTGEQAKEFLLKSQLPPVILGQIWALSDTDADGKMDINEFSIACKLINLKLRGFEIPKALPSALIQSLKSLSASDSNVTNLTNGAANILPQNNVASLVNLSAPPQVPVQPLISGMPMTGSVPRPLIGPPPVNGPLPGHAIRPVSPMTLPASRQSRQNVAATTHATTHTASKPPARPAPPSVGIVPSTSTTTTTTTTPSGGPSQRPTPPSNIGANFSPATSGPPPKPAPPSFPNSPVATGISPIKVPPVSATAIVPPVVQSVQPMTTSTMDLLDLEFSGMSAAAPIAPLNTTPTPMAAFGMAQAMPMQPLSCTSMIAGGSTMVPSIAPMSTGTGVVSTPPVVGLPLVSATTASTLVNGVIAQTPVSTSTPLSTTARPPSIDRVGSVDSQHSQHSVGSPQSVEWAVPHQTKLKYTQLFNTWDRARSGFLSGPQARNIMVQSQLPQQVLAQIWALADMDSDGRLSCDEFVLAMHLCDIAKLGEKIPTTLPIELIPPAFRRQRQSSLTLSQTGTENVDPSAGMPQTSFEDKRKENFEKGQAELERRRKALLEIQRKEQEERERKEREEAEKQEKIRLEQERRRQAEIEKQMQRQKEIEQEKEEQRKRAQEQREAARKEMERQRQLEWEKQKSQELQTQRQKEQDVLLKLKARNQTLTIELGTLNDKVKELSQKICDTRVGVSGVKTTIDGMRSTRDAQLQEMAALKNKLREQNQRLLALSQEKARIEAKNKLNTAMESAGQEAIKMAFDNKQITLKQMKDKIADLQQQIDAKMADIENNNGQLQDIKTQLETLMADCKNLYLTFEDKKLKVLELRASGGTGAGTDYTTSAWGDSGWNDTSAAVNDSAWPVNDTTTTNAVEETTPGVMKYRALYEFIARNQDEISFQPGDIILVPPVQNAEPGWMAGEIRGHTGWFPESYVEPIDVGSANDNAFIQQDSVEKRTLEGIAEVPENVSDAGSLGDEPPPVEPIIPTLGLGVVCDIQVTTLYHYRPTIEQHLLFEKGDIIKVDEQQGDWWYGTSGNGAKGWFPKSYVKEISANQTAIVEGLNEYYVALYPYDSAEVGDLTFNQGEVILVTKKEGDWWTGTTGDRNGIFPANYVEKCDAPDQGASITTNVSETTAITETTEDTTTSNHETATSIAQATLRGRKPEIVQVIAPYQATSSEQLDLQKGQLIMIRKKTDSGWWEGELQARGKKRQIGWFPASYVKPLTSSSNRSTPVSHGYQDSPTDPNIERVMALYPYQAQNEDELSFEKGDVITVLAKDEAAWWKGELNGMSGVFPSNYVSPMSNEMTTNLLMAGLDSMERKRQEYIKELITTEQAYIEDMRLVHEVFEKPLIESLVLTMDEVDKIFVNWRDIIACNDNFLRTLRIRRDNSEGAIVRMIGDILCENIPRMSAYIRFCSCQISAAVYLQRLTETMPEFVKVAQICQQDPRTKGMPLSSFLIKPMQRITKYPLIIGKILEHTPVDHPDRQYLQEALAKAEEFCTQVNEGVREKENSDRLEWLQTHVACDGLEEQLIFNSLTNSLGPRKLLHFGILHKAKSGKELVGFLTNDFLLFAQPVLSRKSLSSGQQFSFERNEHQKFKMYRKPIFLNELSFLGDSEMNGNINLGSCEGSENSTKILRLKDQKKPIILLAPSPSECSLWIRRITEARKKFMENEKTRLQRQRSKQAQFGACGRILVTVLEGFNLKTIPVRRRPPQGRLRLVVVEAEDLIMLKKGKCNTFCKVSMGSQEERTGVISGTDCPLWDTSMQFQVKDLLEDTLCITVFDKGYYSPDEFLGRAEIRVADIMRDSRDSCGPIQKRIQLHEVEKGVVVLKLDLRLFGNR, via the exons ATGGCCACCCCTCAAACTCCGG GTATGGATCCTTGGGTAATCCAACCCAGAGAACGTGCAAGATATAGAGAGCAGTTTGATTCTTTAAAACCAATCAATGGAGTTGTTACTGGAGAGCAAGCAAAAGAATTTTTACTTAAATCACAGCTTCCACCTGTTATCCTTGGACAAATATG GGCTTTATCAGATACAGATGCAGATGGAAAAATGGACATAAATGAATTTAGTATtgcatgtaaattaattaatttaaagttaCGTGGTTTTGAAATTCCTAAAGCCTTGCCTTCAGCTTTAATACAGAGTTTGAAGTCACTTTCTGCCA GTGATAGTAATGTTACGAACTTAACAAACGGAGCCGCTAATATTCTACCACAGAATAATGTTGCTTCATTAGTAAATTTATCTGCTCCACCGCAAGTTCCAGTACAGCCTTTAATTAGTGGGATGCCTATGACTGGATCTGTTCCACGTCCGCTTATAGGACCACCACCTGTAAATGGACCATTACCAGGACATGCTATTAGGCCTGTTTCACCAATGACCTTACCAG CATCACGACAAAGTAGACAGAATGTGGCTGCCACTACACATGCCACAACTCACACAGCGTCAAAGCCACCTGCTCGACCTGCACCACCCTCTGTGG gaatcgtGCCTTCTACAagtactaccactaccactaccaccacTCCTAGTGGTGGTCCTTCTCAAAGACCTACACCACCCTCAAATATTG GGGCAAATTTTTCACCTGCTACTAGTGGTCCACCACCAAAGCCAGCACCGCCTTCATTTCCTAATAGCCCTGTCGCTACTGGGATTTCACCAATCAAAGTTCCACCTGTTTCTGCCACGGCTATTGTTCCTCCTGTTGTTCAATCTGTACAACCAATGACTACATCTACCATGG ATTTACTTGATCTTGAGTTTTCAG GGATGTCTGCAGCAGCACCAATTGCACCCTTAAATACAACTCCAACACCAATGGCTGCTTTTGGTATGGCACAAGCAATGCCTATGCAACCATTGTCTTGTACTAGTATGATTGCAGGTGGTTCTACTATGGTACCATCTATTGCACCAATGTCCACTG GAACTGGTGTAGTATCGACTCCTCCAGTTGTGGGTTTACCTCTAGTATCAGCAACCACAGCAAGTACGTTGGTGAATGGTGTAATTGCTCAAACACCAGTATCCACAAGTACACCATTAAGCACAACTGCACGTCCACCAAGTATAGATAGGGTGGGTTCGGTTGATTCACAACATAGTCAGCATTCAGTAGGTTCTCCACAATCTGTGGAATGGGCTGTACCTCatcaaacaaaattgaaatatactcAATTATTTAATACCTGGGACAGGGCGCGATCTGGGTTTCTATCTGGCCCTCAGGCCAGAAATATTATGGTGCAGTCACAATTACCTCAACAAGTGTTGGCACAGATatg GGCGTTAGCGGACATGGATTCGGATGGTCGTTTGAGTTGTGACGAATTTGTATTAGCAATGCATTTATGTGATATAGCTAAGCTTGGTGAAAAGATACCTACCACGTTACCAATTGAACTTATACCACCTGCATTCAGACGTCAACGACAAAGTAGCTTAACACTTTCACAAACTGGAACGGAAAATGTAGATCCATCGGCTGGTATGCCGCAA ACCTCTTTTGAAGACAAACGTAAAGAAAACTTTGAGAAAGGACAAGCGGAGCTAGAACGTAGACGCAAGGCTTTATTAGAAATTCAACGTAAAGAACAAGAGGAACGTGAAcgaaaagaaagggaagaagctgagaaacaagagaaaattaG ATTAGAACAAGAAAGACGAAGACAAGCAGAGATTGAGAAACAAATGCAAAGGCAGAAAGAGATTGAACAGGAAAAGGAAGAACAACGAAAACGAGCTCAAGAACAAAGAGAAGCAGCAAgaaa AGAGATGGAAAGACAACGACAATTAGAATGGGAAAAACAGAAATCACAAGAGCTTCAAACTCAGAGGCAAAAAGAACAAGATGTCTTACTAAAATTGAAAGCAAGAAATCAAACATTAACTATCGAATTAGGAACACTT AACGATAAAGTGAAAGAACTATCACAAAAAATCTGTGACACTCGAGTTGGTGTATCTGGAGTAAAAACGACGATTGATGGAATGCGGTCGACACGTGATGCACAGTTACAAGAGATGGCTGCCTTAAAGAATAAACTTAGAGAACAAAACCAAAGATTACTAGCCTTGAGTCAAGAGAAAGCTCGAATCGAAGCAAAGAATAAGCTAAATACAGCTATGGAATCGGCGGGCCAAGAAGCAATCAAAATGGCATTTGATAATAAACAAATTACCCTGAAACAAATGAAGGATAAAATTGCTGATTTACAACAGCAG attGATGCTAAAATGGctgacatagaaaataataatggcCAGCTTCAAGATATTAAAACGCAACTGGAAACTTTAATGGCTGACTGTAAGAACCTTTACTTAACTTTCgaagataaaaaattaaaagttttagAACTCAGAGCAAGTGGTGGTACTGGAGCTGGTACCGATTATACAACATCTGCATGGGGTGATAGTGGTTGGAATGATACTTCAGCGGCAGTTAACGATTCTGCATGGCCTGTTAATGATACCACCACAACTAATGCAGTGGAAGAAACTACTCCAGGGGTTATGAAATATAGAGCTTTATACGAATTTATAGCTAGAAATCAAGACGAAATATCGTTTCAACCTGGTGATATTATCTTG GTACCGCCTGTTCAAAACGCAGAACCAGGATGGATGGCTGGCGAAATTCGTGGTCATACTGGTTGGTTCCCGGAATCTTATGTAGAACCAATAGATGTTGGCAGCGCAAATGATAATGCTTTCATACAACAAGACAGTGTGGAGAAGAGAACGTTAGA AGGGATTGCTGAAGTTCCCGAGAATGTATCTGATGCCGGATCACTAGGCGATGAGCCTCCTCCTGTTGAACCTATCATACCTACTCTTGGATTAGGTGTAGTTTGTGATATACAAGTAACCACTTTGTATCACTATCGTCCTACGATAGAGCAACATCTTCTCTTTGAAAAAGGAGATATTATTAAAGTAGATGAACAGCAG GGTGATTGGTGGTATGGTACATCTGGTAATGGAGCTAAGGGTTGGTTCCCTAAATCGTATGTCAAGGAAATTTCTGCTAATCAAACTGCAATAGTTGAAGGACTCAATGAATACTACGTAGCCTTATATCCATATGATTCCGCCGAGGTTGGAGACTTAACATTCAACCAAGGAGAAGTTATATTAGTCACTAAAAAGGAAGGTGATTGGTGGACAGGCACTACAGGAGATAGGAATGGAATTTTTCCTGCCAATTATGTAGAAAAATGCGATGCTCCAGATCAG GGTGCCTCAATAACTACTAACGTATCTGAAACAACCGCGATTACTGAAACAACTGAAGACACAACCACAAGTAATCATGAAACAGCTACTTCAATTGCTCAGGCAACATTG AGAGGAAGAAAACCTGAAATTGTACAAGTTATTGCACCTTATCAAGCCACTAGCTCTGAGCAGTTAGATTTACAAAAGGGGCAATTAATAATGATTCGTAAGAAGACAGATAGTGGCTGGTGGGAAGGAGAATTACAG GCACGTGGTAAAAAAAGACAAATTGGTTGGTTCCCAGCTTCTTATGTTAAACCTTTAACCAGTAGTAGCAATCGAAGTACACCTGTTTCTCATGGATATCAAGACTCTCCTACAGATCCAAATATTG AACGCGTTATGGCATTGTACCCGTATCAGGCTCAAAATGAGGATGAATTAAGTTTCGAGAAAGGCGATGTTATAACCGTACTTGCAAAGGATGAAGCAGCATGGTGGAAAGGCGAATTAAATGGAATGTCTGGCGTTTTCCCTAGTAATTATGTATCTCCTATGT CTAATGAGATGACAACTAACTTACTAATGGCTGGATTGGATTCCATGGAAAGAAAACGACAAGAATACATAAAAGAACTTATCACAACTGAACAAGCATATATAGAAGACATGAGACTTGTTCACGAG GTTTTCGAGAAACCTCTAATTGAAAGTTTAGTTTTAACCATGGATGAagtagataaaatatttgttaattggAGAGATATTATTGCGTGTAACGATAATTTCTTAAG aacATTACGGATACGACGAGATAATAGCGAAGGAGCGATTGTAAGAATGATTGGAGACATTCTatgtgaaaat ATACCTAGAATGTCAGCATATATAAGATTCTGCAGTTGTCAAATATCCGCTGCTGTCTATCTTCAGAGATTGACTGAAACTATGCCAGAATTTGTCAAAGTTGCTCAAATTTGTCAGCAAGATCCACGTACAAAAGGAATGCCTTTGAGCTCTTTCCTTATAAAACCAATGCAAAGGATAACAAAGTATCCTCTTATTATTGGCAAA attttagaGCACACACCAGTTGACCATCCTGATAGGCAATATCTCCAAGAAGCATTGGCTAAAGCAGAAGAATTTTGTACTcag GTAAATGAAGGAgttagagagaaagaaaatagtgATAGATTAGAATGGTTGCAAACACATGTGGCATGTGATGGTCTTGAAGAACAACTTATCTTTAATTCTTTAACCAATTCTTTAGGTCCACGAAAACTTCTTCATTTTGGTATACTTCATAAG GCAAAAAGTGGAAAAGAACTTGTTGGATTTCTCACAAACGACTTTTTACTATTTGCTCAACCAGTACTCAGCAGAAAGTCTTTATCCAGTGGACAACAGTTTTCATTTGAGAGAAACGAACATCAAAAATTCAAGATGTATAGAAAG ccaatatttttaaacgaattatCTTTTCTGGGTGATTCAGAGATGAATGGTAATATTAATTTAGGTTCCTGTGAAGGTTCAGAAAATTCAACCAAAATATTGAGACTAAAAGACCAAAAAAAGCCAATAATATTATTAGCACCGTCTCCAAGCGAATGTTCACTATGGATCAGAAGAATTACAGAAGCAAGAAAGAAATTTATGGAGAACgaaaaaacacgtttgcaaaGACAAAGATCAA AGCAGGCGCAATTTGGAGCGTGTGGCAGAATTCTTGTTACAGTGCTTGAAGGTTTCAATTTAAAGACAATACCTG TTCGCAGAAGACCACCCCAGGGTAGACTTCGATTAGTAGTTGTGGAAGCTGAAGATTTAATTATGTTGAAAAAAG GAAAGTGCAATACATTTTGTAAAGTGAGTATGGGCTCACAAGAAGAGAGAACGGGTGTCATATCAGGAACTGATTGTCCTTTATGGGATACATCAATGCAGTTTCAAGTAAAGGATTTACTTGAGGATACTTTATGTATCACGGTCTTCGATAAAGGCTATTATAGTCCAGATG AATTCCTCGGCCGAGCAGAAATAAGAGTTGCTGACATAATGAGAGATAGTAGAGATTCGTGTGGGCCAATACAGAAACGTATTCAGTTACACGAAGTCGAAAAAGGCGTCGTTGTGTTGAAGTTGGATTTACGACTCTTTGGTAATCGATAA